From the genome of Acidobacteriota bacterium, one region includes:
- a CDS encoding TolC family protein: MSLPIHPQRFQALRRKGSASSILVAMLLLPVLVLVLPLASAHAQEETSAQEAPPTGETPLQPRWQPVSGSPEGLELGLEDAVRRALESNEAVLLARAEQARLGGELRQVTSQALPQLSADADYVYNIEKPVLFLDTEGGGVQRITIGSDYDIDAGVTLSQKVLDLRYAPARRSAQLDISSARASLEDAETAVALAARRAYYQALLARELQTVQTQALEQARQRLTQVQEFFDAGTAAEFDLLTAQVEVDNIRPELIQAENDLALALEELRRITGIPAGTPLELVDGFSETLPPIPAIDAAVAEALGQRADLEAQRLRAEAAEARTVAAERSNFPTLDFESAYRRNASTTDAFPGDNEFTNSWNATLSLTWPLFESGARAGRVVAAEARRDTEQLLLQQLTEDARLEVRQAVLALRAANQSVEASQSNVRRAERALEIAGVRYRNGLSTQVELNDAELAVTRARSNYAQALYSAAVARAELVAAQGGGVVVNAAAEDADSSAR, translated from the coding sequence ATGAGTCTCCCGATCCACCCCCAGCGTTTTCAGGCTCTTCGCCGGAAGGGCTCCGCGAGCTCGATTCTGGTCGCAATGCTGCTGCTCCCAGTCCTGGTTCTAGTCCTGCCGCTGGCCTCGGCCCACGCTCAGGAAGAAACCAGCGCCCAGGAGGCACCGCCCACCGGAGAGACCCCGCTCCAGCCCCGCTGGCAGCCGGTCTCCGGCTCCCCCGAAGGCCTGGAGCTGGGCCTCGAGGACGCCGTGCGCCGGGCTTTGGAAAGCAATGAAGCGGTACTCCTGGCCCGCGCCGAGCAAGCCCGCCTCGGGGGCGAGCTCCGCCAGGTCACCTCCCAGGCCCTGCCCCAGCTGAGCGCCGACGCCGACTACGTCTACAACATCGAAAAGCCGGTGCTCTTCCTCGACACCGAGGGGGGCGGCGTCCAACGCATCACCATCGGTAGCGATTACGACATCGACGCCGGCGTGACCCTGAGCCAGAAGGTTCTGGACTTGCGCTACGCTCCTGCCCGGCGCTCTGCCCAGCTGGACATCAGCTCCGCCCGGGCCTCTCTCGAGGACGCCGAAACCGCCGTCGCCCTCGCCGCCCGCCGGGCCTACTATCAGGCCCTGCTGGCCCGGGAGCTGCAAACGGTGCAGACCCAAGCCCTGGAGCAAGCCCGCCAACGCCTGACCCAGGTACAGGAATTCTTCGACGCCGGTACGGCGGCGGAGTTCGATCTGCTCACCGCCCAGGTGGAGGTGGACAACATCCGTCCGGAGCTGATCCAGGCGGAGAACGACCTCGCCCTGGCCCTCGAAGAGCTGCGCCGCATCACCGGCATCCCCGCCGGTACTCCCCTGGAGCTGGTGGATGGCTTCTCCGAGACCCTGCCCCCGATACCGGCCATCGACGCCGCGGTGGCCGAGGCCCTGGGCCAGCGCGCCGATCTCGAAGCCCAACGCCTGCGGGCGGAGGCCGCGGAGGCCCGCACCGTCGCGGCGGAGCGCTCGAACTTCCCCACCCTGGATTTCGAATCCGCCTACCGCCGCAACGCCTCCACCACCGACGCCTTCCCCGGCGACAACGAGTTCACCAACTCCTGGAACGCCACCCTCAGCCTCACCTGGCCGCTGTTCGAAAGCGGCGCCCGGGCCGGCCGGGTGGTCGCCGCCGAAGCGCGCCGGGACACGGAGCAGCTACTGCTCCAACAGCTCACCGAAGACGCCCGGCTGGAAGTCCGCCAGGCCGTCCTCGCCCTGCGCGCCGCCAACCAATCGGTGGAAGCCTCCCAATCCAACGTCCGCCGCGCCGAACGGGCCCTGGAGATCGCCGGCGTCCGCTACCGCAACGGCCTCTCCACCCAGGTCGAGCTCAACGACGCCGAGCTAGCCGTCACCCGCGCCCGCTCCAACTACGCCCAGGCCCTCTACTCCGCCGCGGTGGCCCGGGCGGAACTAGTGGCGGCGCAGGGGGGTGGGGTGGTGGTGAACGCAGCGGCTGAAGATGCTGATAGCAGCGCCCGCTGA
- a CDS encoding efflux RND transporter periplasmic adaptor subunit, whose protein sequence is MPQASHIAHSARRLALQGLTLSGLALLLLLAGACGSGEATPAGQQQGPRTVPVEVGSTEVDTLLVRLDAVGTLEADSIVDIRPETSGVVSRIAVTEGQEVRKGQVLVQLEDSEIRAQSEAAAAALSRARTESSNLELQLERNRGLLDTGAISQQTFDDIESSTEAAQARAEEAQANFNVAQRRQDKTVIRAPFSGRVDTKEVYLGDFVDMGNTTLFTLVDADPLKVEFTVPEQFIGRLDVGSSVSVRVRNMPDQRYEGTVVFVSPRVDPVNRTVTLKAEVPNPEGTLRAGQFADVQLVLQTIPDALLVPEAAIVSREGENFVFLVENGKAVRRSVQLGEREPGRVQVVSGLEEGQTVVVAGQQRLQDGASVAPTNTGSDSGTSSDAPASSGTGTGTGTAEQGA, encoded by the coding sequence ATGCCTCAGGCTTCTCATATCGCTCATTCCGCGCGTCGGCTGGCCCTGCAAGGCTTGACCTTGTCCGGTCTGGCGCTGCTGCTGTTGCTCGCCGGCGCCTGCGGCTCCGGTGAAGCCACCCCCGCGGGCCAGCAACAAGGCCCCCGCACCGTCCCCGTGGAGGTCGGCTCCACCGAGGTGGACACCTTGCTGGTGCGCCTCGACGCCGTCGGCACCCTGGAGGCCGACTCCATCGTCGACATCCGCCCGGAAACCTCCGGCGTGGTCAGCCGCATCGCCGTCACCGAGGGCCAGGAGGTCCGCAAGGGGCAGGTTCTGGTGCAGTTGGAGGATTCCGAGATCCGTGCCCAGTCGGAGGCCGCGGCGGCAGCGCTGAGCCGTGCCCGCACCGAGTCCTCGAACCTCGAGCTGCAGCTCGAGCGCAACCGCGGGCTGCTGGACACCGGCGCTATCTCCCAACAAACCTTCGACGACATCGAGAGCAGCACCGAGGCCGCCCAGGCCCGCGCCGAGGAGGCTCAGGCCAACTTCAACGTCGCCCAGCGGCGGCAGGACAAGACGGTCATCCGCGCCCCCTTCAGCGGTCGGGTGGACACCAAGGAGGTCTATCTCGGCGACTTCGTGGACATGGGCAACACCACCCTCTTCACCCTGGTGGACGCGGATCCGCTGAAGGTGGAGTTCACCGTGCCGGAGCAGTTCATCGGCCGCCTCGACGTCGGCAGCTCGGTCTCCGTGCGAGTGCGCAACATGCCCGACCAGCGCTACGAGGGCACCGTCGTCTTCGTCAGCCCGCGGGTGGATCCGGTGAACCGCACCGTCACCCTCAAGGCCGAGGTACCCAACCCCGAAGGCACCCTGCGGGCGGGGCAATTCGCGGACGTCCAGTTGGTGCTCCAGACCATCCCCGACGCGTTGCTGGTGCCGGAGGCGGCCATCGTCTCCCGCGAGGGCGAGAATTTCGTCTTCCTCGTGGAGAACGGCAAGGCCGTTCGCCGCTCCGTACAGCTCGGCGAGCGCGAGCCCGGCCGGGTGCAGGTGGTGAGCGGGCTGGAGGAAGGCCAAACGGTGGTGGTGGCGGGCCAGCAGCGGCTCCAGGACGGAGCCTCGGTGGCTCCTACCAACACGGGCAGCGATTCGGGCACCAGCTCGGATGCGCCCGCCAGCTCCGGCACTGGTACTGGTACTGGCACCGCCGAGCAGGGGGCCTGA
- a CDS encoding efflux RND transporter permease subunit — protein MFLPNLAIRRPVLTTVVTAAILLLGWIGYRNLPVRELPNIDYPIVSVTTVLPGASPEVVETEVTEVLEEEINTIEGIKTLTSVSGEQTSIITAEFELSRDIDVALQDVRDKISRVRGELPTDVDEPAVEKLDPEASPIIWLSLSNPELEMTDINEVADNVVKERLQRIPGVGSVIFGGEKRFAVRVRLDPQRMAAYDLTVADVSRALAEGNVELPSGRVESRSREFTIQTEGELATPEAFNTLIVAWRNGSPIRLSEIGYAEAGVEDERTLARFNSQPTVGLGVIKQSDANTVAVADAVLEEVDRIRADLPPGFTLYLAVNDATFIESSLTEVEETLLIAFLLVVVVIFLFLRSGTATLIPAAAIPVSIVGTFAAMYVLGFSINTLTLLALTLAIGIVVDDAIVVLENIYRHMEEGESPREAARKGTGEIAFAVLAISVTLVIVFLPIALVSGVVGRLFREFGVAVAVSVVISAFVALTLTPMLSSRFLRVGGGHGRFFNAVESFLEGITSIYRRSLAWSLRTRWLVVLVGIVVLGATVLVAGSLGTEFVPPEDRGGFLTIINAPEGSTLEYTDGYLRKIEQAFAETEGVDRYFSAVGLAIGGPAKVSQAIIFTQLDDERERGQFEIMGELRGKLGNFPGVDAFIIAPSSLNTGGFNKPLQFVLQGSDLDQMAEVSQTMVERAREIPGLTGVDTDLELSKPELRVSIDRQRAASLGVSVEDVASTLQVLFGGQDVTRYKKGNERYDVIVQLEDDYRNTPRQIGEVYVRGENDQLVKLSSLVRVAEGVGPSQINHYNRARSVILDSNLDGIPLGEGLARVRQLAEEVLPSGFTTAVAGESEDFEESLSSLLFSLGMAVLAIYLVLAGQFESFVHPFTIMLALPLALFGAVISLGIMGMTLNIYSFIGIIMLMGLVTKNSILLVDYTNTLRERGESRFDAVVRAGAVRLRPILMTSVALIFGVLPIALALGAGAESRRPLGVAVVGGMIASTALTLYIVPVFYTLLDDLLAGTQSLFSKIRGKSSDDHSGEGRLETAEAAEGSR, from the coding sequence ATGTTTCTACCCAACCTGGCCATCCGGCGGCCGGTGCTCACCACGGTGGTCACCGCCGCTATCCTGCTCCTGGGCTGGATCGGCTACCGCAACCTGCCGGTGCGCGAGCTGCCCAATATCGACTACCCCATCGTCAGCGTCACCACCGTTCTCCCCGGCGCCAGCCCGGAGGTGGTGGAGACGGAGGTCACGGAGGTCCTCGAGGAGGAGATCAACACCATCGAGGGCATCAAGACCCTGACCTCCGTCAGCGGTGAGCAGACCAGCATCATCACCGCCGAGTTCGAGCTCAGCCGCGACATCGACGTCGCCCTCCAGGACGTCCGGGACAAGATCAGCCGCGTGCGCGGCGAGCTGCCCACGGACGTCGACGAGCCGGCGGTGGAGAAGCTCGATCCCGAGGCTTCTCCCATCATCTGGCTCTCCTTGAGCAACCCCGAGCTCGAGATGACCGACATCAACGAAGTCGCCGACAACGTGGTCAAGGAGCGCCTGCAGCGCATCCCCGGCGTCGGCTCGGTGATCTTCGGCGGCGAAAAGCGCTTCGCGGTGCGGGTACGCCTCGACCCCCAGCGAATGGCCGCCTACGACCTCACCGTGGCGGACGTCTCCCGCGCCCTCGCCGAGGGCAACGTCGAGCTGCCGTCCGGCCGGGTGGAGAGCCGAAGCCGCGAGTTCACCATTCAGACCGAAGGTGAGCTGGCAACGCCGGAGGCCTTCAACACCCTCATCGTGGCGTGGCGCAACGGCTCCCCCATTCGCCTGTCGGAGATCGGCTACGCCGAGGCCGGGGTCGAGGACGAGCGCACCCTGGCGCGCTTCAACAGCCAACCCACCGTGGGCTTGGGCGTGATCAAGCAGAGCGACGCCAACACCGTGGCGGTGGCGGACGCGGTGCTGGAGGAAGTGGATCGCATCCGTGCGGATCTTCCCCCGGGCTTCACCCTCTACCTGGCGGTCAACGACGCCACCTTCATCGAGAGCTCCCTCACCGAGGTGGAAGAAACCCTCCTCATCGCCTTCCTGCTGGTGGTGGTGGTGATCTTCCTCTTCCTGCGCAGCGGCACCGCCACCCTGATTCCAGCGGCGGCCATTCCGGTGTCCATCGTCGGCACCTTCGCCGCCATGTATGTCCTCGGCTTCTCCATCAACACGCTGACCTTGCTCGCCCTGACGCTGGCCATCGGCATCGTGGTGGACGACGCCATCGTGGTGTTGGAGAACATCTACCGGCACATGGAGGAGGGCGAATCGCCTCGGGAGGCGGCGCGCAAGGGCACCGGCGAGATCGCCTTCGCGGTGCTCGCCATCTCGGTGACCTTGGTCATCGTCTTCCTGCCCATCGCGCTGGTCTCCGGCGTGGTGGGCCGCCTGTTCCGGGAGTTCGGCGTCGCGGTGGCGGTGTCGGTGGTCATCTCCGCCTTCGTCGCCCTCACCCTCACCCCCATGCTCAGCTCCCGCTTCCTCCGCGTCGGCGGTGGCCACGGGCGCTTCTTCAACGCCGTCGAAAGCTTCCTTGAGGGCATCACTTCCATCTACCGCCGGAGCCTCGCCTGGTCCCTCCGCACCCGCTGGTTGGTGGTGCTGGTGGGCATCGTGGTCCTCGGCGCCACGGTGCTGGTGGCGGGCTCTCTGGGGACCGAATTCGTTCCGCCGGAGGATCGCGGGGGCTTCCTCACCATCATCAACGCCCCCGAGGGCTCGACCCTCGAGTACACCGACGGTTACCTGCGCAAGATCGAGCAGGCCTTCGCCGAGACCGAGGGAGTGGACCGCTACTTCTCCGCCGTCGGCCTGGCCATCGGCGGACCGGCGAAGGTCAGCCAGGCCATCATCTTCACCCAGCTGGACGACGAGCGAGAGCGCGGGCAGTTCGAGATCATGGGAGAGCTGCGCGGCAAGCTCGGCAACTTCCCCGGCGTCGACGCCTTCATCATCGCCCCGTCGTCCCTCAACACCGGCGGCTTCAACAAACCGCTGCAGTTCGTACTCCAAGGCAGCGACCTGGATCAGATGGCGGAGGTCTCCCAAACGATGGTGGAGCGAGCTCGGGAGATCCCCGGCCTCACCGGCGTCGACACCGACCTGGAGCTCTCCAAGCCCGAGTTGCGGGTGAGCATCGACCGCCAGCGCGCCGCCTCCCTGGGGGTCAGCGTCGAGGACGTGGCGAGCACCCTGCAGGTGCTCTTCGGCGGCCAGGACGTCACCCGCTACAAAAAGGGCAACGAGCGCTACGACGTCATCGTCCAGCTGGAGGATGACTACCGCAACACGCCGCGGCAAATCGGCGAGGTCTACGTGCGCGGCGAGAACGATCAGCTGGTCAAGCTCTCCAGCCTGGTGCGGGTCGCCGAGGGCGTCGGCCCCAGCCAGATCAACCACTACAACCGTGCCCGCTCGGTGATCCTCGACTCCAACCTCGACGGCATTCCCCTGGGCGAAGGCCTGGCGCGGGTGCGCCAGCTGGCGGAGGAGGTGCTGCCCTCGGGCTTCACCACCGCCGTCGCCGGTGAGTCGGAGGACTTCGAGGAATCCCTGAGCAGCCTGCTCTTCTCCCTGGGCATGGCGGTGCTCGCCATCTACCTGGTCCTCGCCGGACAGTTCGAGAGCTTCGTCCACCCCTTCACCATCATGCTGGCACTGCCCCTGGCGCTCTTCGGCGCCGTGATCTCCCTGGGGATCATGGGCATGACCCTCAACATCTACAGTTTCATCGGCATCATCATGTTGATGGGCTTGGTGACCAAGAACTCGATCCTGCTGGTGGACTACACCAACACCCTGCGCGAACGCGGAGAGTCCCGCTTCGACGCCGTGGTGCGGGCCGGCGCGGTGCGGCTGCGGCCGATTCTGATGACCTCCGTGGCCCTCATCTTCGGCGTCTTGCCCATCGCCTTGGCCCTGGGCGCCGGCGCCGAGTCCCGCCGCCCGCTGGGCGTGGCGGTGGTCGGCGGCATGATCGCCTCCACGGCGCTGACCCTGTACATCGTGCCGGTCTTCTACACCCTATTGGACGATCTGCTGGCCGGCACCCAATCGCTTTTCTCGAAGATCCGGGGTAAGTCCTCGGATGACCATAGCGGCGAAGGCCGGTTAGAAACGGCCGAGGCCGCGGAGGGTTCCCGATGA
- a CDS encoding MarR family transcriptional regulator, producing MNDTPNELTPVQELDPEAPGGYRLEESPGYWLHRLYRTMERDFQRRLAPLHLTPQEWAVLKTTGRGDQTPASIAQELEMNSSAVTRFLDRLEQKDLLRRGTHPVDRRRTSLELTDGGKRMVCEAAQEAIEINRQILGAFDETEGKQFMSFLQRSVEHLRKLGF from the coding sequence ATGAACGACACCCCCAACGAACTCACACCGGTGCAGGAGCTGGATCCGGAAGCTCCCGGCGGCTATCGCCTGGAGGAAAGCCCGGGGTATTGGCTCCACCGGCTGTATCGCACCATGGAGCGGGACTTCCAGCGCCGGCTGGCGCCGCTGCACCTGACGCCCCAGGAATGGGCGGTGCTCAAGACCACCGGGCGAGGAGATCAGACACCGGCGAGCATCGCCCAGGAGCTGGAGATGAATAGCTCGGCGGTGACCCGCTTCCTGGACCGGTTGGAACAGAAAGACCTGCTCCGCCGGGGCACTCACCCGGTGGACCGGCGGCGGACCAGCCTCGAGCTCACCGACGGCGGCAAACGGATGGTGTGCGAAGCGGCGCAGGAAGCCATCGAGATCAACCGGCAGATCTTGGGCGCCTTCGACGAGACCGAGGGGAAGCAGTTCATGAGCTTCCTACAGCGGTCAGTGGAACATCTGCGCAAGCTGGGCTTTTAG